A window of Kwoniella newhampshirensis strain CBS 13917 chromosome 9, whole genome shotgun sequence contains these coding sequences:
- a CDS encoding NADH dehydrogenase [ubiquinone] iron-sulfur protein 7, mitochondrial: protein MATTLLPGLRTGAFAKASASTFRPTFAIARPISNTAIALRPHTTTSSINTADSSPSSTTPLTTIAQAGSNQLSLETPKNGAEYVLSTLDKVVNWARQGSMWPMTFGLACCAVEMMHMAAARYDQDRLGVVFRASPRQSDIMIVAGTLTNKMAPALRKVYDQMPEPRWVISMGSCANGGGYYHYSYSVVRGCDRIVPVDIYVPGCPPTAEALLYGMLQLQRKMRRNRQSVRWYRR, encoded by the exons ATGGCCaccacccttctcccaGGTCTGCGTACAG GCGCCTTTGCTAAAGCCTccgcttccaccttccGACCTACGTTTGCGATCG CTCGACCCATCTCAAACACTGCCATCGCTCTCAGACCTCACACCACCACATCATCGATTAACACCGCCGattcttccccttcctccaccactcccTTGACTACCATCGCTCAAGCCGGAAGCAACCAATTGAGTCTCGAGACGCCTAAGAACGGTGCCG AGTATGTCTTGTCCACTCTCGACAAAGTTGTCAACTGGGCCCGACAGGGATCGATGTGGCCAATGACTTTCGGTCTTGCTTGCTGCgcggtggagatgat GCATATGGCCGCTGCTCGATATGACCAGGATCGATTGGGTGTCGTGTTCCGAGCGAGTCCTCGACAAAGTGATATCATGATTGTCGCGGGTACTTTGACCAACAAAATGGCTCCTGCGTTGAGAAAGG TCTACGATCAAATGCCTGAGCCTCGATGGGTCATCTCAATGGGCTCATGTGCCAATGGTGGTGGTTACTACCACTACTCCTATTCTGTTGTTCGAGGATGTGACCGAATCGTCCCTGTCGATATCTACGTTCCCGGATG CCCTCCTACCGCCGAAGCTCTCCTCTACGGCATGCTTCAATTACAGAGAAAGATGCGACGTAACAGGCAGAGTGTGCGATGGTACCGAAGGTAG
- a CDS encoding homoserine O-acetyltransferase, producing MPPRATLPRSVQLPSSKPASLPKWKPPKPHLAAYHQPSPGPSTHTPSFTPPVSPQIPPRRKPAFSPGGFGLQSQPQPAPSARSWGGGGKGKEREMTKREREVEEIRRRDEEIRKDEERLEGRPPVKEGKEEAEACYVPPPATLHFHSTRALPLLYSPQPLPSFQIAYETWGTLNSNRSNAILLHTGLSASSHVASNGNEVSSSTSSKPGWWEDFVGPGKSIDTDKFYVICTNVLGGCFGSTGPSSPYPPGDGETRWATRFPLLSIHDMTRGQLDLLDHLGIDKLYASVGASMGGMQSLSLAYIAPERVGRVASISASGRSGLNGVGMRYAQRSVLMADPNWNRGFYYDGVPPHNGMKLARQIATITYRSGPEWEQRFGRQMISEQEAQLDEAGNPGVPRLSPDFLIETYLDHQGERFCLTYDANSMIYLSKAMDLFDMTAPALTSLAKRYNTAYPNLPPFPYPTDPTNISVSSPRRVEDLTAERENVEAKSSSEKETKRKLERFIPTSKSPHLSELAQGLQRLKGMPALVLGVQSDVLFPVEQQRELADALKLAGNANVTYYELGGVWGHDTFLLDVQNVGGAIRGFLH from the exons ATGCCACCTCGAGCCACATTGCCCCGTTCCGTACAACTCCCATCATCCAAGCCCGCTTCTCTACCCAAGTGGAAACCACCCAAACCCCACCTTGCCGCTTATCATCAGCCGTCACCCGGTCCTTCAACCCACACACCTTCATTCACTCCCCCCGTCTCTCCTCAAATCCCACCACGACGTAAGCCCGCTTTCAGTCCTGGAGGGTTCGGGTTGCAGAGTCAACCGCAACCCGCTCCGTCTGCGAGATCATgggggggaggagggaaaggtaaagaaagggagatgaCAAAgcgggagagggaggtggaggagattaggaggagggacgaggagatcaggaaggatgaagagagattAGAAGGTAGACCGCCCGTGAAGGAGGGTAAAGAAGAGGCCGAAGCCTGTTATGTG CCTCCTCCTGCAACACTCCACTTCCATTCGACTCGAGCCCTTCCACTGCTCTACTCTCCACAGCCACTACCCTCCTTTCAAATAGCTTACGAAACATGGGGCACTCTCAACTCCAACCGGTCCAACGCCATCTTACTCCATACAGGActctcagcttcttcccacGTCGCTTCCAACGGCAACGAagtctcctcttcgacctcaTCAAAACCTGGTTGGTGGGAAGATTTCGTCGGACCAGGAAAATCCATCGATACAGATAAATTCTATGTGATCTGCACGAATGTCCTCGGAGGATGTTTCGGTTCCACAGGTCCTAGTAGTCCTTACCCTCCTGGAGACGGAGAGACCAGATGGGCAACACGATTCCCCCTGTTGAGTATCCACGATATGACAAGAGGTCAACTGGATCTGTTGGATCATCTGGGTATAGACAAGCTATATGCTAGTGTGGGAGCAAGTATGGGTGGAATGCAGAGTCTCAGTCTGGCATATATCGCCCCGGAAAGGGTGGGCAGAGTAGCGAGTATATCGGCGAGTGGGAGAAGTGGACTGAATGGGGTCGGTATGAGATATGCTCAGaggagtg TCCTGATGGCCGATCCCAACTGGAACAGAGGATTTTACTACGACGGCGTACCCCCTCACAATGGCATGAAGCTCGCAAGGC AGATCGCAACCATTACTTATCGATCCGGGCCGGAATGGGAACAACGATTCGGGCGTCAGATGATTTCAGAGCAAGAGGCTCAACTGGACGAAGCTGGCAACCCGGGTGTACCTCGTCTCAGTCCCGATTTCCTCATTGAGACATATCTCGATcaccag GGAGAACGTTTCTGTCTCACCTACGACGCCAACTCGATGATCTACCTTTCGAAAGCCATggatctcttcgacatgaCAGCGCCAGCTCTCACTTCTCTGGCAAAGCGATACAACACCGCTTATCCCAATCTTCCACCATTCCCATATCCTACGGACCCAACAAACATCTCGGTCTCCTCCCCGCGACGGGTCGAAGACCTCACTGCAGAACGAGAAAATGTTGAAGCCAAATCGAGCTCAGAAAAAGAGACCAAGAGAAAATTGGAACGATTTATCCCTACTTCCAAATCACCTCATCTGTCCGAATTGGCCCAAGGTTTACAACGACTGAAAGGTATGCCTGCTCTCGTGTTGGGTGTTCAGTCCGACGTCCTTTTCCCAGTAGAACAGCAGAGAGAACTGGCAGATGCGTTGAAATTGGCAGGAAACGCAAATGTCACTTACTACGAATTGGGTGGTGTATGGGGTCACGATACCTTCCTGTTGGACGTGCAGAACGTCGGAGGAGCCATCAGAGGATTCTTGCATTAG
- a CDS encoding V-type proton ATPase catalytic subunit A, translating to MDRAKRDLPKVRDEERERMFGSVFSVSGPVVIGENMRGCAMYELVRVGHDELVGEVIRIEADRATIQVYEETSGVTVGDPVLRTGKPLSVELGPGLMTNIYDGIQRPLKSIQEKSQSIYIPRGINTDSLSREIKWDFNPSKFRVGDHISGGDIFGSVYENSLVDNHKIMLPPRAMGTVTRIAEKGSYTVEDVVLETEFQGKTTQHTMMQLWPVRAPRPVAQKETATYPLFTGQRVLDALFPCVQGGTTAIPGAFGCGKTVISQAMSKFSNSDIIIYVGCGERGNEMAEVLADFPELTLERDGREEPIMKRTALVANTSNMPVAAREASIYTGITLSEYFRDQGQNVSMMADSTSRWAEALREISGRLAEMPADSGYPAYLGAKLASFYERAGKVTCLGAPDRQGTVSIVGAVSPPGGDYSDPVTSATLGIVQVFWGLSKALAQRKHFPSVDWNVSYSKYLKVLDPHYEQNNPGFIDLRTRAKEILQKEQDLAEIVQLVGKSALGESDKITLEVARMLKDDFLQQNGISEYDRYCPFYKTSGMLRNFVAFYDNSQRAVETSDMTFAKIRDGAADIMYKLSQMKFESPNTQSEEDIKGKFDVLYNEIGETFRRLQE from the exons ATGGACAGAGCAAAGCGGGATCTTCCCAAG GTCCGAGatgaagagcgagagaggatgtTCGGTTCCGTATTCTC CGTATCCGGTCCAGTTGTCATTGGTGAGAACATGCGAGGTTGTGCGATGTACGAACTTGTTCGAGTCGGCCACGATGAGCTGgttggag AGGTCATCCGTATCGAGGCGGACCGAGCGACCATCCAAGTCTACGAGGAGACGTCCGGGGTGACTGTTGGTGATCCTGTCTTGAGAACGGGAAAGCCCTTGTCCGTGGAGCTGGGTCCTG GTTTGATGACAAACATCTACGA TGGTATCCAACGACCGCTCAAGTCGATTCAGGAGAAGTCTCAAAGCATTTACATTCCTC GCGGTATCAACACCGATTCCCTCAGCAGAGAGATCAAGTGGGACTTCAACCCCTCGAAGTTTCGTGTTGGAGACCACATCTCCGGTGGTGACATCTTTGGCAGCGTGTACGAAAATTCCCTGGTCGACAACCACAAGATTatgcttcctcctcgcgCCATGGGTACCGTCACCCGCATTGCAGAAAAGGGCAGCTACACCGTTGAG GACGTTGTGCTCGAGACCGAGTTCCAAGGCAAAACTACTCAACACACCATGATGCAACTCTGGCCTGTCCGAGCTCCTCGACCTGTCGCTCAGAAAGAGACTGCTACTTACCCCCTGTTCACTGGTCAGCGTGTCTTAGATGCCTTGTTCCCCTGTGTTCAAGGTGGTACTACTGCCATTCCTGGTGCTTTCGGATG CGGTAAAACCGTCATC AGTCAAGCAATGTCAAAGTTCTCCAACTCAGACATCATTATTTATGTTGGTTGTGGAGAACGTGGTAATG AAATGGCTGAAGTGTTGgcggat TTCCCGGAACTGACTCTCGAGCGAGACGGCCGAGAAGAGCCTATCATGAAACGTACTGCCCTTGTCGCCAACACCTCCAACATGCCTGTCGCTGCTCGTGAGGCGTCCATCTATACCGGTATCACTCTTTCCGAGTACTTCCGAGACCAAGGACAAAATGTCTCCATGATGGCCGATTCCACCTCTCGTTGGGCTGAGGCTCTACGAGAGATCTCCGGTCGTCTCGCCGAAATGCCTGCCGATTCTGGTTATCCCGCTTATCTCGGTGCTAAGTTGGCCAGTTTCTACGAGCGAGCTGGTAAGGTCACCTGTTTGGGAGCCCCAGACCGACAGGGTACTGTCTCGATTGTCGGTGCTGTTTCTCCTCCCGGCGGTGATTATTCGGATCCCGTCACCAGCGCCACCCTTGGTATCGTTCAAGTCTTCTGGGGATTGTCCAAGGCATTGGCTCAGCGAAAGCATTTCCCTTCAGTCGACTGGAACGTCTCATACTCCAAATATCTCAAGGTCCTCGATCCCCATTACGAGCAAAACAACCCCGGTTTCATTGACCTCCGAACTAGGGCGAAGGAGATCTTGCAAAAGGAGCAAGATCTGGCGGAAATTGTGCAACTGGTTGGAAAGAGTGCTCTCGGTGAGAGTGACAAGATCACTCTCGAGGTCGCGAGGATGTTGAAG GATGATTTCCTTCAACAAAACGGTATCTCAGAGTACGACCGATACTGTCCCTTCTACAAGACCTCTGGCATGCTGCGAAACTTTGTTGCCTTTTACGACAACTCACAACGAGCCGTCGAGACCAGTGACATGACATTtgccaag ATCCGAGACGGTGCGGCCGACATCATGTACAAGCTCTCTCAGATGAAGTTCGAGTCACCCAACACCCagagcgaggaagacatCAAGGGCAAGTTCGATGTTTTATACAATGAGATTGGCGAGACTTTCCGAAGGCTGCAAGAGTAG
- a CDS encoding mitochondrial import inner membrane translocase subunit TIM13, with protein sequence MSSIFGSGSSSSSSSDMTARKDQMKQQISQELAIANAQQLINKINENCFAKCITKPSTSLTSSQESCLSQCMTLYMAAFDQVSRSYVARITKERGTAGLGL encoded by the exons ATGTCCTCAATCTTCGGCTCCggctcatcctcttcctcttcttccg ACATGACCGCTCGAAAGGATCAGATGAAGCAGCAGATCTCACAAGAG CTCGCCATCGCCAACGCCCAACAACTCATCAACAAGATCAATGAGAAC TGTTTCGCAAAGTGTATCACGAAACCTTCCACATCGctcacttcttctcaaGAG TCCTGCCTTTCCCAATGTATGACCCTCTACATGGCCGCTTTCGATCAAGTATCTCGATCATACGTCGCTAGGATAACGAAGGAGCGAGGAACTGCCGGTCTCGGTCTCTAA